GACTTGCCGCTAAAACGAAAGCGCTGAAAAACGACGTCACAGATTCACCCTTTGGAGAATCAATTCGCACACTTCCCGAACGGCGCCCCGTCCGCCGGGCCTCTGCGTTACAAAGTGGGCAATTCGCTTGAGCTCCTCGGCTCCGTCTGCCACAGTGACGGCGATTCCGACTTTATTGAAAACGGAAAGATCATTGAGGTCATCGCCGATGTAGGCTGCCTGCTCCCATTCGATTCCCTCTGCCTTGAGGATTTTTTCGAGCTCCGAGGATTTATCCAAGCATCTTTGAACCAGATAATCAACCTGAAGTTTTTCGGCGCGATTTTTTACAAGCGCGGTGTTTTCCGATGTCAATATAGCAAGTTTTACCCCTTTTTCCTTAACCAAACGAAGGCCAAGGCCGTCGCGAGTATTAAATTTTTTGAGCTCATCGCCGCGCTCGGTGTAATACATTCCGGCATCGGTCAAAACGCCGTCGACGTCCAGCGCCAACAGCTTGACGCCTGCGATACGCTCATGGAAGTTGCTCGGCTGAAGGCCTTGGGCCAGACGCCGCCGAAGAAGCATTTCGACGATGTCAAAGTCGAGCTGGTCGTCGATTTCGTAGGTCAGTTCCTTCGGGTGCAGTCGGCGACAAATTTTTTCTCCAAACCACTTTCCTTGAGCGACAACGCTGCGGTCAAAAATATAGACATTGCCGTCATCATAGAAATATCCCGCGATTTCCTGCCGGCGCAGGTTCTGATGCGTGGCATATTCAATCGTTTTCACATAATAGCCGGTCGCGAGCGTGTCGTACCCGCCGGTTTGGAATTCGCGCACCGCCTCATCAATCGTATCGACATTTCGCAACGGCGAGGTGGGCTGAAGCAAAACGATTGTATCGGCATCGAGTTCGCGGCTATGGTGCTGCAAAACCTGCGCGGTTGTCGTCTCGTCCGAGGCCAGCTTGGGAGGCCTCAGCAGTACCTTGGCTCCGTAGCGTTTCGCCGTATCAGCGATTTCCAGGTCTTCCGTCGAGACGTAAAAGTCATCCAGCAGGGAGCTTTGTCTGGCGGCTTCGATCGTCCAATAAATGAGAGGGAAACCGGCGATCGGTTTGATGTTTTTTCGGGGAAGGCCTTTGCTGCCGCCGCGTGCCGGTATTATGCCGACGATCATTTCTTCTCCAGTAGAGTATGATAAAATTCAATGATTGCTTCCTTGGGTAACTTTTTTCGCCAATTGGAACCCAAGGCATTGTTCAAAGGCCGCTCCATCAACAGAACAATGTCGGCCATTTTGCCGAGCAGCTCGGCGTCGTAACTCAAGCCCTGCGGCATTTTCAATTCGATCTGCTGCTTGTCCAGCATTCGGCGGAATTCGTAGACATATGCGGGATAATACTTTTCCAGTTCGTTGAAGATGATGCAGTTGGCCTCGCCGTGACGAATATGGAAGGCCCAGCTGATGCCGTAAGAGAGCGCATGCACCAATCCCACTTCGGAATAGACGATGGAATAACCGCCCATAAGGGAAGCGACCATAAGGTCTGCATCGCTGCCGCCGGTCAGGAAAACAGACGCGCACATGTCCAGCGCCTTGGAGGCAAAAGCGGCGGCAAATTCGTTGATAAAGTTGCCGGAAAGGGATTCTACGCAATGGATGTAGCAATCCATGCCGGTATAAAAGCGCTGCAGTTTAGGAACGGTCTGCAAAAGCGTCGGATCCAGTATGACAAAATCGAACAAGGTAAAGTCGCTGTTGATGCCCTGCTTTTTCGTCGGACCGGTGAGGACGGCAGTACGCGACACCTCTGCTCCGGTTCCCGAAAGCGTCGGAATGCCGATCTTGTAGACCGCCGGGTTCTTGACCAGATCCCAGCCTTGATAATCTTCCGCCTGTCCGGGATTAGTCAACAACACGGCCAGGGCTTTGGCCGTGTCGAGCGTAGACCCTCCGCCGACGCCGACAACCACGGCCGGCAGTTTGTCCGAGTACGCGAGCGTTCTATCGCGCAGGCGATTGACTTCCGCCGTTGTGGGTTCCTGCGAAGTGTCCAGAAAAAAGACCAGATCCTCATCCGTCGGCGAGAGAGCGGAAAATAATGTTTCATCATCCTTGAAAAAATGATCGATGATAAAGACAACATAACCCTTTCGCCGCAGCGGATTTAGGACTTGCGGAGTCTGCCGGACTGCTCCTGCGGCAAAGATCAATTGGGGTACCGGTTTGAAAATACGAAATTGCGGCAACATCACGCTTTTCCTTTCAGTTCGTTAAGGGCGGCATCCACGGAAGCGATTAGATAATCGACCTCTTCATCCGTCATATCGCTTCCAAAAGGGAAGGAGATCATATTGTCGAAAAACTCGTCGGTTTGGGGGCAATCGGCAGAGACATAGCCGTGACGCTGAAAGAGCTCATATCGGTACAACGGATAATACTGCACGACACATTTGATTTTGTATTTGTTGTAGAGCAGACGGATCAGCTCGTCTCTTCCGGCCCCATTCGAAAGTTTGGAAACTCTTGCCGGAAGCAGGTGCAGGGCGGAGACGCATTCAGAAGGAATTTTTTGAAAAATCAATTCCGGGTGATGGGTTAAGCTTTTGACGATTCGATTCCGAATTTCCAACCGGCGCTTCAATTGCTTATCCAGACGTTTGAGCAGCAGATTTCCGGCAAAGGCTTGTATTTCCCCCAAAGCGTAATTATGAGGAATCGCTCCGGGAACCGCCTCGATGATGTTGGTCATCGCCGGAATCCAATAGTCGGTTTGATTTGCAAAGGGCCGTTGACCGATTTTGCGTAATCCCAAGATTTTTTCAGCATAATCGGAATTATCAGTAACAATCATGCCGCCTTCTCCCAGCGTCGTAATGTTCTTCTGGCTGTGGAAACTAAAGCAGCCGAAATCCCCGAAGGTACCGACGGCTTTTCCTTTATATTTTGCCCCCGGCGCCTGAGCGCAGTCTTCGACCACATAAAGGTTGTGCTGCTCGGCGACTTCCATCAGCGCATCCATTTGCACCGGCAGGCCGTACAAATGAACCGGCACTACAACGCGTGTCTTCGGCGTGATTTTACTGACGACATCATCTATATCCATCACAAAAGTTTCCGGATCAATGTCGGCAAAAACGAGTCGGCATCCTTTGCGCATAAAGCCCAAGGCGGTTGCCGTAAAAGTATGAGCCGGCAAAATAACTTCATCGCCGGGACCAATATCCAGAATCATAGCAGCCAAGTCGAGAGCGGCCGTCGCATTGCAGACTCCGAATGCATAGCGGCTGCCGATGTATTCGGCAAAGTTCCTTTCAAATTCCTGCAGATACGGCCCCATCGTCAGAGTTTTAGCGCGCGCGATCGCTTCGGCCAATTGGGCGATTTCTTCGGCTGTGAGGCGCGTCTGAATAGCCGGAAAATCCAACTTTAAAGACATTCTTTTACTCCCGTCATAATTTCGATTGCAGATGGTTCTTTACGATCTCAGCTATTTTTTCCGCCGACTTGCCGCCGTTTTGAATCGGCAGCAGGCGACGCAGCTCGTCAAGATTCAAATCGCAGTGAACCTCTTTGCCCAGCGCCAAAGCGGCGTAAACCACTGACGACTGCCTCGTGATAAAGACGTCGCAATTGGCGGTCATCGCCAGGGTATCGCATTCTGCCAAGATCTCGGCTCCCGGCGCCCACCGCCTAATTTCGGCAGCCGCTCTTTTGACGTTTTCCGCAGGATGAAGCTTGAAGACCAGCGGTCGGCCGTCGGCAATACGAACAGCTTTTTGAATAAAGCCCTTGCGGTCTTCAAATTCTCCGCACTCGCGCAGATTCGAGGTTACGGCCAGTACATAGCCGCGCATGGGAAACGTATTCTCCTTGTAAGCGGCAAAGTTGTCGAAATTGGGAATGCCGGTAACGTAAATTCGATTCGGATCGGCGCCTTTGCGGACGAAAAGCTCTTTGTAGCCCTCCGAGGCGACGAAAAACAGTGTGTAGGCATTCGAGAGACCGGTTGCCGAAGTGCCCGCCATCCATCGAGGTATTAGGCCCGCTTTATAAACTCGATATCTTTTTCGTTCCGGGTCCGTCATACCCTCCTGAATCAAAAAAATCGGTCGATTGCGGATATTGCGCTGAATAATGAGATCGGTGCAGGTAAAGACGGCATCATAAACATGCGCCTTTCCGGCTTCATCCATGGCACAGTTATTTTGCACCAAAAACCGGAGCGTCGCTTGTCGATGTTTCCCTCCCAGAATAGTGTTGTGAAATATGGTGCGCCACAGTCTTTCCGGTTCAATTCCTATGTAGAAAGGCGAAAAAAAGCACTCGTCTTGAGAAAAAAAGCGGGAAATTTGATAAAGCTGCGTCGTTTGATTCAGTGAACCGCAGATAAAAAGCAACTTCATGATAGAGAAAGGCACCTCTTACACGGCTTTGGAACACTGCCGGGAAATAAACTCGGGCAACGAATGAATGCCGGCGGGTTTGATTTTTTGATTATACCATGTCTGCAGGCTCTTTTTTCGTTGTGTCCGCGGCGGACGGAGCTTGGCTCTGACCGCAAGTTCGCTCTCATAGACCCGTTTAATTCCGTCGCCCATAAACAGGTTAAGGCGGCGAATTCCTTCGGTCAGTTGAGCCAACTCCTGCATGTCCAAAGAAGCGGCCTGATCAGTGCCCCACATGGACTTGTCAAGGGTGATGTGCCGCTCGATAAAGGCTGCTCCCAAAGCGACCGCCACAATACTGGGCAGCGCACCCTGCTCGTGGCCCGAATAGCCGATGACGGCTTCGGGATAACGTCGTTTGAGGGAATTGATCATCAATAAATTGACTTCGGAATCGGGACAAGGATAGGAGCTGGTCGTATGCGCCAGCAGGATATTTCGTTCATCGAGCAGGTCTACGGCCTCGTCGATTTCATCCAGAGTCGACATGCCTGTAGAAATCATGACCGGTTTGCCGATTTTTTTCATGACCGCGAGCAGCTCCGCGTTGGTCAACATAGCGGACGGCGCTTTATGGAGCGGCGGATTGAACTGTTCAATAAATTTAAGCGAAGGTACATCCCAACTAGACGCAAACCACAAAATGCCGATTTGCCGGCAGAAGCGGTCGATTTCTTCAAAGTCGTCGGCGTCAAGTTCTATTCGATGTCGATAGTCGATATAGGTTAGTTCTCCCCAAGGTGTCTGGCGCTTCACATACCATTGTTCCTTCGGCACGCAGAGTTCAGGAGTCCGCTTTTGAAATTTGACCGCATGACAACCGGCGGCAACGGCTCCTTCGATCATTTTTTTGGCAATTTCCAGCGAACCGTTGTGATTAATGCCGATCTCTGCCACAATAAAAGGGGGAAATGCTTCGCCGATCCATCGATCGGCGATTTTGATGCGAGGCAAACGCAAAACCGCCATGTCGACTCCTTTGCAGATTAATTTTCTCTAAAAACTACAAGCCTATTGTTAGCGGATTATTAGAGATATGTTAAAATTCCAGTTTCACCGGCCGACCGATTCCAAATTTGTTGTTTTTCACAAAACTGTTTTTAAGTTAATATCATGCATAACGGGCTGGTCTTAGAATGAAAATTGGTTGCGGTTTATTTATTTTTCTTCTTTTATTTTTTTGCTTGGAACAGCCTTTCTCGAGGGTTTCACTTGAAGGTAAGGAATGGTCGTTGCTTAATATGATCTCTGCCGATTCGCTTCGCCGGCATATCGAATTTCTCGGCAGCGATTCGTTGGAAGGGCGCGCCGTCGGTACGCGCGGTGAACGAAAAGCAGCCGACTATATTGCTGCCAGATTGCGCGCTTACGGCCTCAAACCCTTAGGAGACAACGGCACCTACTTCCAGACCATTCCGATGCACGGCAGCCGAGCGCTCAAAGAATCCGAACTGACACTCTTTTTCGGTGATGAAAAACATGAATTGCGCCTTGGTGAAGACTATTTGTTGCTCAAAACCGGCGCACAGACCTTTATCCCGCAGGCGGTGCCGTTGGTTTTTGTCGGATTCGGCATCATTGCGCCGGAATTTGATTATAATGACTATCAAAGCCTGGATGCCGAGGGGAAAATCGCCGTCATGCTCACCGGCGAACCTTATTCCGGCGATCCCTCCTATTTTGCCGGCGAGGACCCGACGATCTATTCGCTGCTGGAATCCAAGCAACGCACGGCCGTCAGTCGCGGCGCCATGGGGTGTCTGTTCATACCGGCGCCCATGGATGCGGATTTTCGTGACTGGGAAAAGAAAAGGCGCGAGTTTGCATTCGAAGAGGTTACGCTGGCCTATTGGCCGTCCGGCCATTTCAGCGCCGTGATCAATCCGGACTCGGCGGCAAAATTATTCCGCAAAGCCCCTTTTTCGCTTAACCAGGTTTATGAAATGTATCGACGCAGTACCGTACGCAGCTTTGCTATGCACGCTTCCCTATCCTTTCACGGCCGGTTTCTCGAACGCGATTTCATCGGCACCAACGTCCTCGGCCTAATCGAGGGCAAGGAGAAAGGCGTCAAAGCTTCTTTCCTCCTTATTTCCGCGCATTTCGATCATCTCGGCATCGGCCCGAGCGTTAATGGAGATTCAATTTACAACGGTGTACTCGACAACGCTGTAGGAGCTGCGGCGGCGTTGGAATTGGCGAGAGTCTTTGCAGCGTCGCGCCTTGACTGCAGCCCGTCGATGATCTTTCTTTTTACAACCGGCGAAGAAAAAGGTCTGATCGGCTCGCGTTTATACTGCGACCACCCGCCGGTGCCGCTGCACAAAACCCTCGCCAATCTCAACATCGACGGCTTGGCGACGTTGGATGACTTTAAAGATGTCGTCGGCGTCGGCGCCGAATTATCCACACTCGGCGATTACTTGAAAGAGACGGCTGATCGTCTCAATCTACGAGTATCCCCAGTCCCTTCGCCTTTCCTTGCCCACGAATCCTTTGCCAGATCGGACCAATTGTCTTTTGCACAAGCGGGGATTCCTGCCATCCTTATTTCGGAAGGATTGAACACTAAAAACCTCACCTTAGAACAAGCGCTTCAGTATCTGCTTTATTGGTATGAAAATATCTATCATTCACCGTTCGACGATTTGTCGCAGCCTATCCATTACGGTGCAGCCGTCAAACATGTTCAAGTCCTTGCAACGTTTTGCCTGTCGCTTTTGAACGCAAAAACAACGCCCCAGTGGCGGCCGGGAACGGGCTTTCTTGCCGAACGACTGCGCACGATTGCCGAAAAACGGTAGGCAAGAGGATGTTATGAAAAAATGGTGGACTTGCTTCTTGCTTCTTACGGCCTGCTTATGCGCTCCCCCTGTCCGAAAAAAGCCGACAATTATTCGCATTGTCGGCTCGGACACTCTTTTGCTCTTGACCGGCCGTTGGGCGGAAGAATACATGAAACAACATCCGGAAGTTTCCATTCATTTTGAAGGCGGCGGGACAAAAAAGGGAGTTGAGGCTTTAATCGATGGCCGCGCCGACATCTGCACTGCATCCAGACCGTTGAATCCCTCCGAAGTCCGACTCCTGGCTGAACGCTATAAGGTCATCGGCATGAGCCATCTCGTAGCAAAAGATGCATTGAGCATCTACCTTCATCCGGATAATCCGGTGCAGAATCTGACTCGAGCACAACTGAAGGATATTTTTACGGGCGTCATATCAAATTGGCGCCAAATCGGCGGCCTGGATGAGCCGATTCTGGTAATTGTTCGCTCCCCTAATTCCGGCACTTATCAATACTTTAAAGAGCACGTACTGAACGGCGAAAATTATGTTTCGACAGCCGTTGTCATGCCGACGACTCCGGCGGTAGCCAAGGCGGTTGCAGAGCATCGCGCCGCGATAGGTTACGGAGGCGCCGGCTTCGGCAGCAATGTACGGCACTGCAGCGTCGACGGAGTAGAGCCGACAGCTGAAAACGTCCGCAACGATTCCTACCCGCTTGTGCGTTACCTTTATTTTGTTACGGCCAATACCCCGAGAGGCGCCGTCAAGGCATT
The sequence above is drawn from the candidate division KSB1 bacterium genome and encodes:
- a CDS encoding iron-containing alcohol dehydrogenase family protein is translated as MLPQFRIFKPVPQLIFAAGAVRQTPQVLNPLRRKGYVVFIIDHFFKDDETLFSALSPTDEDLVFFLDTSQEPTTAEVNRLRDRTLAYSDKLPAVVVGVGGGSTLDTAKALAVLLTNPGQAEDYQGWDLVKNPAVYKIGIPTLSGTGAEVSRTAVLTGPTKKQGINSDFTLFDFVILDPTLLQTVPKLQRFYTGMDCYIHCVESLSGNFINEFAAAFASKALDMCASVFLTGGSDADLMVASLMGGYSIVYSEVGLVHALSYGISWAFHIRHGEANCIIFNELEKYYPAYVYEFRRMLDKQQIELKMPQGLSYDAELLGKMADIVLLMERPLNNALGSNWRKKLPKEAIIEFYHTLLEKK
- a CDS encoding DegT/DnrJ/EryC1/StrS family aminotransferase; translated protein: MSLKLDFPAIQTRLTAEEIAQLAEAIARAKTLTMGPYLQEFERNFAEYIGSRYAFGVCNATAALDLAAMILDIGPGDEVILPAHTFTATALGFMRKGCRLVFADIDPETFVMDIDDVVSKITPKTRVVVPVHLYGLPVQMDALMEVAEQHNLYVVEDCAQAPGAKYKGKAVGTFGDFGCFSFHSQKNITTLGEGGMIVTDNSDYAEKILGLRKIGQRPFANQTDYWIPAMTNIIEAVPGAIPHNYALGEIQAFAGNLLLKRLDKQLKRRLEIRNRIVKSLTHHPELIFQKIPSECVSALHLLPARVSKLSNGAGRDELIRLLYNKYKIKCVVQYYPLYRYELFQRHGYVSADCPQTDEFFDNMISFPFGSDMTDEEVDYLIASVDAALNELKGKA
- a CDS encoding N-acetylneuraminate synthase family protein → MAVLRLPRIKIADRWIGEAFPPFIVAEIGINHNGSLEIAKKMIEGAVAAGCHAVKFQKRTPELCVPKEQWYVKRQTPWGELTYIDYRHRIELDADDFEEIDRFCRQIGILWFASSWDVPSLKFIEQFNPPLHKAPSAMLTNAELLAVMKKIGKPVMISTGMSTLDEIDEAVDLLDERNILLAHTTSSYPCPDSEVNLLMINSLKRRYPEAVIGYSGHEQGALPSIVAVALGAAFIERHITLDKSMWGTDQAASLDMQELAQLTEGIRRLNLFMGDGIKRVYESELAVRAKLRPPRTQRKKSLQTWYNQKIKPAGIHSLPEFISRQCSKAV
- a CDS encoding acylneuraminate cytidylyltransferase translates to MIVGIIPARGGSKGLPRKNIKPIAGFPLIYWTIEAARQSSLLDDFYVSTEDLEIADTAKRYGAKVLLRPPKLASDETTTAQVLQHHSRELDADTIVLLQPTSPLRNVDTIDEAVREFQTGGYDTLATGYYVKTIEYATHQNLRRQEIAGYFYDDGNVYIFDRSVVAQGKWFGEKICRRLHPKELTYEIDDQLDFDIVEMLLRRRLAQGLQPSNFHERIAGVKLLALDVDGVLTDAGMYYTERGDELKKFNTRDGLGLRLVKEKGVKLAILTSENTALVKNRAEKLQVDYLVQRCLDKSSELEKILKAEGIEWEQAAYIGDDLNDLSVFNKVGIAVTVADGAEELKRIAHFVTQRPGGRGAVREVCELILQRVNL
- a CDS encoding M28 family peptidase — translated: MISADSLRRHIEFLGSDSLEGRAVGTRGERKAADYIAARLRAYGLKPLGDNGTYFQTIPMHGSRALKESELTLFFGDEKHELRLGEDYLLLKTGAQTFIPQAVPLVFVGFGIIAPEFDYNDYQSLDAEGKIAVMLTGEPYSGDPSYFAGEDPTIYSLLESKQRTAVSRGAMGCLFIPAPMDADFRDWEKKRREFAFEEVTLAYWPSGHFSAVINPDSAAKLFRKAPFSLNQVYEMYRRSTVRSFAMHASLSFHGRFLERDFIGTNVLGLIEGKEKGVKASFLLISAHFDHLGIGPSVNGDSIYNGVLDNAVGAAAALELARVFAASRLDCSPSMIFLFTTGEEKGLIGSRLYCDHPPVPLHKTLANLNIDGLATLDDFKDVVGVGAELSTLGDYLKETADRLNLRVSPVPSPFLAHESFARSDQLSFAQAGIPAILISEGLNTKNLTLEQALQYLLYWYENIYHSPFDDLSQPIHYGAAVKHVQVLATFCLSLLNAKTTPQWRPGTGFLAERLRTIAEKR
- a CDS encoding phosphate ABC transporter substrate-binding protein; the encoded protein is MKKWWTCFLLLTACLCAPPVRKKPTIIRIVGSDTLLLLTGRWAEEYMKQHPEVSIHFEGGGTKKGVEALIDGRADICTASRPLNPSEVRLLAERYKVIGMSHLVAKDALSIYLHPDNPVQNLTRAQLKDIFTGVISNWRQIGGLDEPILVIVRSPNSGTYQYFKEHVLNGENYVSTAVVMPTTPAVAKAVAEHRAAIGYGGAGFGSNVRHCSVDGVEPTAENVRNDSYPLVRYLYFVTANTPRGAVKAFIDWVLRDGQKIVGELGYFPLWGEP